A region from the Spirochaeta thermophila DSM 6192 genome encodes:
- a CDS encoding P83/100 family protein translates to MRRITALFLGLLLAMPLAPLEVARDELEAYRDAEITFVNYEGPHEKIETIEQIRGIGIALASGRDYTTPFTADYAGKYRIIHAVDPATAVGLDADIMEILPSARVDHILNLRRIISGYLQEAYGYSPEDAATLAFFITIYNAVLRGNVTYFQEMYKPVVVRHLRADTVGLSRHYRDWPGGSQIIIPLTEGAARADITAIETGTLTGPEVIQELKIREDKAIPERKEMVEIKEKQIEEEKAALEARKQEVTEEETRLAEEKAALEAQKQTLEQEKARVEETLAQAPPGSEEERQALEEKRAVEEKEAEIARMEEETAEKEARIEEEKTEIARKEAEIEKKEEAVKREREDIARDQEKVMAQQAGAAPERVPVVEVTDPEGLMKSRFLLLDTTTYEPVAGAGLTIVGRTPVPFSGGYLVIVPRDGTTGTLTLVDARTLDILRECADPVSIQSLIEVHEGNVYAVFQKDGRWHVGRFDQNLVRLAYTREEVAPYTSFTFTPTSLFLQRPDGRIIEVSLSSLSAE, encoded by the coding sequence ATGAGACGCATCACCGCCCTCTTCCTAGGGCTCCTTCTCGCCATGCCCCTCGCACCCCTCGAAGTCGCCCGCGACGAACTCGAAGCCTACCGGGATGCGGAGATCACCTTCGTCAACTACGAAGGCCCGCACGAGAAGATCGAGACCATCGAACAGATCAGAGGGATCGGCATCGCCCTCGCCTCTGGGAGGGACTACACCACGCCCTTCACCGCCGATTACGCGGGCAAGTACCGCATCATCCACGCCGTCGATCCGGCCACCGCGGTAGGACTCGACGCCGACATCATGGAGATCCTCCCCTCGGCCCGGGTGGACCACATCCTCAACCTCAGGCGCATCATCTCGGGATACCTCCAGGAAGCCTACGGCTATAGCCCGGAGGACGCCGCCACCCTCGCCTTCTTCATCACCATCTACAACGCCGTGCTCAGGGGCAACGTCACCTACTTCCAGGAGATGTACAAACCCGTGGTGGTCCGGCACCTCAGGGCCGACACCGTCGGCCTCTCGCGACACTACCGCGACTGGCCCGGGGGAAGCCAGATCATCATCCCCCTCACCGAAGGGGCGGCCCGTGCGGACATCACCGCCATAGAGACCGGGACCCTCACCGGCCCCGAGGTGATCCAGGAACTCAAGATCAGGGAGGACAAGGCCATCCCGGAACGCAAGGAGATGGTCGAGATCAAGGAGAAACAGATAGAGGAAGAGAAGGCCGCCCTCGAAGCCCGGAAGCAGGAGGTGACCGAAGAGGAGACACGCCTCGCGGAGGAGAAGGCCGCCCTCGAAGCCCAGAAACAGACCCTCGAGCAGGAGAAGGCACGGGTGGAGGAGACCCTGGCCCAGGCGCCCCCCGGGAGCGAAGAGGAACGCCAGGCCCTCGAGGAGAAACGGGCCGTGGAGGAGAAGGAAGCCGAGATCGCCCGGATGGAGGAGGAGACCGCCGAGAAAGAGGCCCGGATAGAGGAGGAGAAGACCGAGATCGCCCGGAAAGAGGCCGAAATCGAGAAGAAGGAAGAGGCCGTGAAACGTGAGCGCGAGGACATCGCCCGCGACCAGGAGAAGGTCATGGCCCAGCAGGCCGGAGCCGCACCCGAGCGCGTCCCCGTGGTGGAGGTGACCGATCCCGAGGGCCTCATGAAGAGCAGGTTCCTCCTCCTTGACACCACCACCTACGAGCCGGTCGCAGGGGCGGGCCTCACCATCGTGGGGAGGACCCCCGTCCCCTTCTCCGGAGGCTACCTCGTGATCGTGCCCCGGGACGGAACCACCGGCACCCTCACCCTCGTCGACGCCCGCACCCTCGACATTCTGAGGGAATGCGCCGACCCGGTGAGCATCCAGAGCCTCATCGAAGTACACGAGGGCAACGTCTATGCCGTGTTCCAGAAAGACGGGAGGTGGCACGTAGGCCGGTTCGACCAGAACCTCGTCCGGCTTGCCTACACCAGGGAGGAAGTGGCACCCTACACGAGCTTCACCTTCACACCCACAAGTCTCTTTCTCCAGCGACCCGACGGGAGGATCATAGAGGTCTCACTCTCGAGCCTGAGCGCGGAGTGA
- the pyrB gene encoding aspartate carbamoyltransferase — MSEHPFRGRTIATVRDLSVDEQYYLYTKAREFKEGFEKGGDISKFRIEDPSMAVYLFFLEDSTRTKESFRNAALFHGVKVNDFNVLSSSFNKKESITDTVKMLVGYSKRTIVVTRSRQEGLCRWLEQAVGAYARDVGRDLVAFINGGDGKHEHPTQEFLDEFSFLEHLGWDRSGIHIALVGDLFHGRTVHSKVDGLKVFRQVEVDLIAPDDLAMPEHYVRKMELAGFTVRSFPSIEAYLSQRNIAPIWYFTRLQLERMGEHILEKAPMLRKAVTFRKEFMDLLPEGTRFYHPLPRHRETPTIPHFLDATPLNGWDRQSINGYFTRAVLLSMVAGKIGDDFEGAPRLLPTFNEDFVQEVEVRPRRKPDYKVGIKPVENGIVIDHIGMGKDPASIWNQIDKIRRILRLDCISSHGVYTSHRTGEYKGIISLPDVLSFDRPHIKMLGAIAPGCTLNIIKEGRVERKFRIGMPPRIYNFEEISCTNEDCISHPDQHEHVIPEFHRSDEGLFVCKYCERPHTYETIWRS; from the coding sequence ATGAGCGAGCATCCCTTCAGGGGAAGGACCATCGCCACGGTGCGGGATCTCTCGGTGGACGAGCAGTACTACCTCTACACCAAGGCCCGGGAGTTCAAAGAAGGCTTCGAAAAAGGCGGGGACATCTCCAAGTTCCGTATCGAAGACCCTTCCATGGCGGTGTACCTCTTCTTTCTGGAGGACAGCACGAGGACCAAGGAATCGTTCCGGAACGCCGCCCTCTTCCATGGGGTGAAGGTCAACGACTTCAACGTCCTGAGTTCCTCCTTCAACAAGAAGGAGAGCATCACCGACACCGTGAAGATGCTCGTGGGCTACAGTAAACGCACCATCGTGGTCACGCGTTCCCGTCAGGAGGGCCTCTGCAGGTGGCTCGAGCAAGCCGTGGGCGCCTACGCCCGCGACGTCGGCAGGGACCTCGTGGCCTTTATCAACGGAGGCGACGGCAAACACGAGCACCCCACCCAGGAATTCCTCGACGAGTTCTCCTTCCTCGAACACCTGGGGTGGGACAGGAGCGGGATCCACATCGCCCTGGTGGGAGACCTCTTCCACGGTCGTACCGTCCACTCCAAGGTAGACGGCCTCAAGGTCTTCCGGCAGGTGGAGGTCGATCTCATCGCTCCCGATGACCTCGCCATGCCCGAACACTACGTGCGCAAGATGGAGCTCGCTGGCTTCACCGTACGGAGCTTCCCTTCGATCGAGGCCTACCTCTCCCAGCGGAACATCGCCCCCATCTGGTACTTCACTAGGCTCCAGCTCGAGCGGATGGGCGAGCACATCCTCGAAAAGGCCCCCATGCTGAGGAAGGCCGTCACCTTCAGGAAGGAGTTCATGGACCTCTTGCCGGAGGGGACGCGATTCTACCATCCCCTTCCGCGGCACAGGGAGACCCCCACCATCCCCCACTTCCTCGATGCAACCCCCCTCAACGGCTGGGACAGACAGTCGATCAACGGCTACTTCACCCGGGCCGTACTCCTCTCCATGGTCGCCGGGAAGATAGGAGACGACTTCGAGGGTGCACCTCGCCTCCTCCCCACCTTCAACGAAGACTTCGTGCAGGAAGTCGAGGTCCGACCCCGACGGAAACCGGACTACAAGGTGGGGATAAAACCAGTGGAGAACGGGATCGTCATCGACCACATCGGGATGGGCAAGGATCCTGCGTCCATCTGGAACCAGATCGATAAGATCCGTCGGATCCTCAGGCTCGATTGCATCAGCTCGCATGGCGTCTACACGTCCCATCGCACGGGAGAGTACAAGGGCATCATCTCCCTCCCCGACGTCCTCTCCTTCGACAGACCTCACATCAAGATGCTCGGCGCCATTGCCCCCGGATGCACCCTCAACATCATCAAGGAGGGACGGGTGGAACGGAAGTTCCGTATAGGGATGCCTCCACGTATCTACAACTTCGAGGAGATCTCCTGCACCAACGAGGACTGCATCTCACACCCCGATCAGCACGAACACGTCATCCCGGAGTTCCACCGTTCCGACGAGGGGCTCTTCGTGTGTAAGTACTGTGAACGACCGCACACCTACGAGACCATATGGAGGAGCTGA
- a CDS encoding PQQ-binding-like beta-propeller repeat protein translates to MLPPVATAGGPLYLALPDTLLALTPGGRTLFRIPLEASPLALVPTPRTGPLLLTARSLTQFDPTGTLLWTRPLTSGAAPALRTAPGHIAVITQDGTIHRFDADGTPLDRRTLRTPLAPSLTALAADGTLLLATRDGRILALAPDHTLTDLTPAPPIPYRGTPLHLLLTEQGRILLTTSDWLLYALPTPLRPSPLWAHERGPAAGTASLTRGPAIPPWWEDDPRYRTLRRLATSSDVEDNLRALSLIERLLEGDQALETLDYLIPLLQELALRGMGDPRTTRTHSPVRARAYLLLARTGDPAALPRILSGLAYETLPEPVEALLAAVAAFPLDPDGTLTDRLETLLHRLPRTTLTAVLDEFVGALSRIVEYNRGREGVEKAMRLAHQLATGPYPAAVRRAALDILTHQEKEAP, encoded by the coding sequence GTGCTTCCCCCCGTTGCCACCGCGGGCGGCCCCCTCTACCTCGCCCTCCCCGACACCCTCCTCGCCCTCACCCCCGGCGGCCGCACCCTCTTCCGCATCCCCCTCGAGGCCTCCCCCCTCGCCCTCGTCCCCACCCCCCGGACGGGCCCTCTCCTCCTCACCGCGCGGTCCCTCACCCAGTTCGACCCCACCGGGACCCTGCTTTGGACCCGCCCCCTCACCTCCGGCGCCGCCCCCGCCCTTCGGACCGCACCCGGCCACATCGCCGTGATCACCCAGGATGGCACCATCCATCGATTCGATGCAGACGGCACCCCCCTCGACCGCCGTACCCTCCGCACCCCCCTCGCGCCCTCTCTCACCGCCCTCGCCGCCGACGGCACCCTCCTCCTCGCCACGCGTGACGGTCGCATCCTCGCCCTCGCGCCCGACCACACCCTCACCGACCTCACACCCGCCCCCCCCATCCCCTATCGAGGCACCCCCCTCCATCTCCTCCTCACCGAACAGGGACGCATCCTCCTCACCACCAGCGACTGGCTCCTCTACGCCCTCCCGACACCCCTTCGCCCCTCGCCCCTCTGGGCCCATGAACGCGGCCCCGCCGCCGGCACCGCCTCCCTCACCCGAGGCCCCGCCATCCCCCCCTGGTGGGAGGACGATCCCCGCTACCGGACCCTCCGCAGACTCGCCACCTCCTCGGACGTCGAGGACAACCTCAGGGCCCTCTCCCTCATCGAACGTCTCCTCGAAGGAGACCAGGCCCTCGAGACCCTCGACTATCTCATCCCCCTCCTCCAGGAGCTCGCCCTGAGGGGCATGGGAGACCCCCGCACCACCCGCACCCACAGCCCGGTACGCGCCCGCGCCTACCTCCTCCTGGCCCGCACCGGAGACCCCGCCGCCCTCCCCCGGATCCTCTCGGGACTCGCGTACGAGACCCTCCCCGAACCCGTCGAAGCCCTGCTCGCCGCGGTGGCCGCCTTCCCCCTCGATCCGGACGGCACCCTCACCGACCGGCTCGAGACCCTGCTCCACAGACTCCCCCGCACCACCCTCACCGCCGTACTCGACGAATTTGTAGGTGCACTCTCACGCATTGTGGAGTATAATAGGGGGAGGGAAGGTGTGGAGAAGGCCATGAGACTCGCGCACCAGCTCGCCACAGGACCGTATCCCGCGGCCGTCCGCAGGGCCGCGCTTGACATACTCACCCACCAGGAAAAGGAGGCCCCATGA
- a CDS encoding sigma-54-dependent transcriptional regulator, producing the protein MQPVVLIVDDEEGLLLGLKKFLEVQGYRVLLARTASEAREILMRHEVDIALLDLRLGKDDGMSLLAEMVAHHPHVAVLVITGYGDIPTAVECMRMGARNFLTKPVDHTLLLSLLEREWEDMRRRAEQQAILEARWSKEEREPFRSRHPLMHQVEVTIQKVKDLDVPVLITGETGTGKEVTARRIHYESVRKDRPFIEINCAAIPETLLESELFGHERGAFTGAVERTRGKFEQAGRGTLFLDEIGEMSLAMQAKLLHVLEERTFHRIGGSRPLTAECRIIAATNAPIERRVEEGLFRSDLFYRLKVIHIHLPPLRERKEDILPLAYLFLKEARLRYHRKVEGFTPEVERALVSYTWPGNIRQLKNVITNAVLLAEGPLIDRIDLPRAPGSRPSLKEGETLPEAVRRHTRELERALIEDALRRTGYHISETARLLGISRKTLYHRIREYGL; encoded by the coding sequence GTGCAGCCGGTAGTACTCATCGTTGACGACGAAGAAGGCCTTCTTCTCGGTCTCAAGAAGTTCCTGGAAGTGCAGGGCTACCGCGTCCTTCTCGCCCGCACCGCCAGCGAGGCCCGCGAGATCCTCATGCGCCACGAGGTGGACATCGCCCTCCTCGACCTCAGGCTGGGGAAGGACGACGGGATGAGCCTCCTCGCGGAGATGGTGGCACACCACCCGCACGTGGCGGTCCTGGTGATCACCGGGTACGGCGACATCCCTACCGCCGTGGAGTGCATGCGGATGGGCGCCCGCAACTTCCTCACCAAGCCGGTGGACCACACCCTCCTCCTCTCCCTCCTGGAACGGGAGTGGGAGGACATGCGGCGCCGCGCAGAACAGCAGGCCATCCTCGAGGCCCGGTGGTCGAAGGAGGAACGCGAGCCCTTCAGGAGCCGGCACCCCCTCATGCACCAGGTGGAAGTCACCATCCAGAAGGTGAAAGACCTCGACGTCCCCGTGCTCATCACAGGAGAAACCGGCACCGGCAAGGAGGTCACGGCCAGGAGGATCCACTACGAGAGCGTGCGGAAGGACAGGCCTTTCATAGAGATCAACTGCGCCGCCATCCCCGAGACCCTCCTCGAGAGTGAACTCTTCGGACACGAACGGGGGGCCTTCACCGGGGCGGTGGAACGCACCCGCGGCAAGTTCGAGCAGGCGGGCCGAGGCACCCTCTTCCTGGACGAGATCGGGGAGATGAGCCTCGCGATGCAGGCCAAACTCCTCCACGTCCTGGAAGAGCGGACCTTCCACCGGATCGGGGGGAGCAGACCCCTCACCGCCGAGTGCCGGATCATCGCAGCCACCAATGCCCCCATAGAGAGACGGGTCGAGGAAGGGCTCTTCAGGAGCGATCTCTTCTACCGGCTCAAGGTCATCCACATACACCTTCCCCCGCTCAGGGAACGCAAGGAGGACATCCTCCCCCTCGCCTACCTCTTCCTCAAGGAGGCGAGGCTCCGGTACCACCGCAAGGTGGAAGGCTTCACCCCGGAGGTGGAGCGGGCCCTCGTCTCCTACACCTGGCCCGGCAACATCCGGCAGCTCAAGAATGTCATCACCAACGCCGTGCTCCTCGCAGAGGGACCCCTCATCGACCGCATCGATCTCCCCAGGGCTCCCGGTTCCCGCCCCTCGTTGAAGGAGGGCGAGACCCTTCCCGAGGCAGTACGCCGCCACACCCGTGAGCTCGAGCGCGCCCTCATCGAGGATGCCCTGAGGCGGACCGGTTACCACATAAGCGAGACGGCCCGTCTCCTGGGCATTTCCCGCAAGACCCTCTACCACAGGATACGGGAATACGGCCTGTGA
- a CDS encoding ParB N-terminal domain-containing protein codes for MQVDIGRIRIPKRIRKDVGDLSPLKESMKKHGLLHPIIISRDFDLIAGYRRLRAAQELGWKTIEVRIVPIDDEMGMRELEMEENTTRKQLSLQEETDGYLLLNALEHPSLWMRIRLWFRRLWRTVRRWWEKRRG; via the coding sequence ATGCAAGTGGATATCGGACGGATAAGGATCCCCAAGCGGATACGAAAGGATGTGGGTGACCTCTCTCCGCTCAAAGAGAGCATGAAGAAGCACGGTCTCCTCCACCCCATCATCATCTCCCGGGACTTCGATCTCATCGCAGGCTATCGGAGGCTGAGGGCCGCACAGGAACTCGGGTGGAAGACCATCGAGGTACGGATCGTGCCGATCGACGACGAGATGGGGATGCGGGAGCTGGAAATGGAGGAGAACACCACCCGGAAACAGCTCTCCCTCCAGGAGGAGACCGACGGCTATCTCCTCCTCAACGCACTCGAGCACCCCTCCCTCTGGATGCGGATCCGACTCTGGTTCAGGAGACTCTGGCGGACCGTCCGCAGGTGGTGGGAGAAGAGGAGGGGATGA
- a CDS encoding sensor histidine kinase codes for MKLRTKLILVFSSLLVLHTALNTAFVLLFYSERLRRTEEEILTGTWETVKGSLEALKRDMLNALALLNSHLETPSPTLPRLGSLICATTPADRVVLLDQGGRILVDHYSYRIREPFALPSLSLSSFRFPRALYLLAPVYGRPSLLLVAGSPYHTPAGSGHVLLFTLVDEDRLLAWNPSRDTRVALSTPEHILASQTPRFTPPLDAAFREIRIGNHPFLAYTRLLSGEVPEGLYLITLRSALPGKIDLRTIGLTILALFLLTLLISAALAAGSTTHFLSPLQRLLAWLPHAQEHPLPPLSSRDEIGLIAHQASHIVKTLLEEERIIREQYREIARLTSYNRQIVSSLRAGIVVVRPDGTIEFCNTYFAEMLGTSPPHILGRLATSLISASFHLPTPVEDLDLSRPTTLERVRLASSERVFTLKIQPFESADRKKGEPKALLVFEEVTELEALWRTLLISERISALGALSAGLAHEINNPLGAISSHLAYLLSVEENPERRESLLWIEKEITRIGNLVKTILSHARGRTEGPCDVDQTLRDTIGLLTPQARQKRIALSYTSTGPLPSALISEAELKQVALNILKNAMESIGEGGSIQVEARAVDDALVIAFHDTGPGFPEPSESHLFAPLFTTKAEGTGLGMTITHHIIQRAGGRIAVRNRTPSGATVEVRLRAAGSTHR; via the coding sequence GTGAAACTCCGGACAAAGCTCATACTCGTCTTCTCGAGTCTCCTCGTCCTGCACACGGCGCTCAATACCGCGTTTGTGCTCCTCTTCTACAGTGAGCGGCTGAGGCGCACCGAGGAGGAGATCCTCACCGGCACGTGGGAGACGGTGAAGGGCTCGCTCGAGGCGCTCAAGAGGGACATGCTCAACGCCCTCGCCCTCCTCAACTCCCACCTGGAAACTCCCTCCCCCACCCTTCCCCGTCTCGGCTCGCTCATCTGCGCCACCACGCCCGCCGACCGGGTGGTACTTCTCGACCAGGGCGGCCGCATCCTCGTGGACCACTACAGCTACCGTATCCGGGAACCCTTCGCCCTCCCCTCCCTCTCCCTCTCCTCCTTCCGGTTCCCCCGCGCCCTCTACCTCCTCGCCCCCGTGTACGGCCGCCCCTCCCTCCTCCTCGTCGCCGGCTCGCCCTACCACACCCCCGCAGGATCGGGCCACGTCCTCCTCTTCACCCTGGTCGACGAGGACCGCCTCCTCGCGTGGAACCCCTCGCGGGATACCCGCGTGGCCCTCTCCACCCCTGAACACATCCTCGCCTCCCAGACTCCCCGCTTCACCCCTCCCCTCGACGCCGCCTTCCGTGAGATTCGCATAGGCAACCATCCCTTCCTCGCCTACACCCGTCTCCTCTCCGGCGAAGTCCCCGAAGGACTCTACCTCATCACCCTCCGCTCCGCCCTTCCCGGCAAGATCGACCTGCGCACCATCGGCCTGACCATCCTCGCCCTCTTCCTCCTCACCCTCCTCATCTCCGCCGCCCTCGCCGCCGGGAGCACCACCCACTTCCTCTCCCCCCTCCAGCGCCTCCTCGCCTGGCTCCCCCACGCCCAGGAGCACCCCCTCCCCCCTCTCTCCTCCCGCGACGAGATCGGTCTCATCGCCCATCAGGCCTCACACATCGTGAAGACCCTCCTCGAGGAAGAGCGGATCATCCGCGAACAGTACCGTGAGATCGCCCGTCTCACCTCGTACAACCGCCAGATCGTCTCATCGCTCCGCGCCGGTATCGTGGTGGTCCGCCCCGACGGCACGATCGAGTTCTGCAACACTTACTTCGCCGAGATGCTGGGCACCTCCCCTCCCCACATCCTCGGCCGTCTCGCCACCTCCCTCATCTCCGCCTCCTTCCACCTCCCCACCCCGGTCGAGGACCTCGACCTCTCCCGGCCCACCACCCTCGAACGCGTACGCCTCGCCTCCTCGGAACGCGTCTTCACCCTCAAGATACAACCCTTCGAATCCGCCGACAGGAAAAAAGGAGAACCCAAGGCCCTCCTCGTCTTCGAAGAAGTCACCGAACTGGAGGCCCTCTGGAGGACCCTCCTCATAAGCGAGCGCATCTCCGCCCTCGGCGCCCTCTCGGCAGGCCTCGCCCACGAGATCAACAACCCCCTTGGCGCCATAAGCTCCCATCTCGCCTACCTCCTCTCGGTGGAAGAGAATCCGGAGCGCCGCGAATCCCTCCTCTGGATCGAAAAAGAGATCACCAGGATAGGAAACCTCGTGAAGACCATCCTCTCCCACGCACGGGGACGCACCGAGGGCCCCTGCGACGTCGACCAGACCCTCAGGGACACCATCGGCCTCCTCACCCCCCAGGCGAGACAGAAGAGGATAGCGCTCTCCTACACCAGCACAGGCCCGCTTCCCTCCGCCCTCATCTCGGAGGCGGAGCTCAAGCAGGTGGCCCTCAACATCCTCAAGAACGCCATGGAATCCATAGGAGAAGGCGGCTCCATCCAGGTGGAGGCACGTGCCGTGGACGATGCCCTGGTCATCGCCTTCCACGACACGGGACCCGGGTTTCCCGAACCCTCGGAGTCCCACCTCTTCGCCCCCCTCTTCACCACCAAGGCGGAAGGGACCGGATTGGGCATGACCATCACCCATCACATCATACAACGAGCCGGCGGGAGGATCGCGGTACGGAACCGGACCCCCTCCGGCGCCACCGTGGAGGTACGACTACGTGCAGCCGGTAGTACTCATCGTTGA
- a CDS encoding glycoside hydrolase family 5 protein — MRGRSGRVVVRRGVPERERRVRVRSSVARRTAEGERGTGGAAAFPVAMYHQGAGSSAARPRRMRKRGILRRTDMCFMVPFRVARGKGYCLFHGNRYHSGTKPRGGRMPYYGFNLQWIFTRDPEHPSPEPADERALDLIGDWGFNFIRIPMDYRFWTEGFDYFHPDERVLERIDAYIEACRNRGLHVSLNLHRAPGYCINRNDLERHNLWTDREAQDAFVFLWEGFARRYRDIPGEELSFDLLNEPPEEGQYGFTREVHEALMRRTVEAVRAIDPDRTIVIDGVGGGHQAMPELADLGVIHSGRGYQPMALTHYRARWWPDHEKVKERPNYPGLVWEGAAWDRETLRVFYRPWLEVAARGVTVHIGEFGCYNQVENPTALRWFEDVISLYREWGWGYALWNFKGPFGVVEHGRPGTRYVEMGGYMVDVDLLSILREGMLRS; from the coding sequence GTGCGGGGGCGGTCGGGAAGGGTGGTGGTGCGGAGGGGGGTGCCGGAGAGGGAGAGGAGGGTGAGGGTGCGGTCGTCGGTGGCGAGGAGGACGGCGGAGGGGGAGAGGGGCACGGGGGGGGCGGCCGCGTTCCCGGTGGCGATGTACCACCAGGGAGCGGGTTCCTCGGCGGCGAGGCCGAGGAGGATGAGGAAGAGGGGGATCCTGCGCAGGACCGACATGTGTTTCATGGTACCTTTCCGGGTGGCCCGGGGCAAGGGGTATTGCCTTTTTCATGGAAACCGGTATCATAGTGGCACAAAACCACGAGGAGGACGCATGCCCTACTACGGCTTCAACCTGCAGTGGATCTTCACGCGCGATCCCGAACATCCTTCCCCAGAGCCTGCGGATGAACGAGCCCTCGACCTCATCGGGGACTGGGGATTCAACTTCATCCGGATCCCCATGGACTACAGGTTCTGGACGGAGGGATTCGACTACTTCCATCCGGACGAGCGGGTCCTCGAGCGGATCGACGCCTATATCGAGGCATGCAGGAACCGTGGGTTGCATGTCTCCCTCAACCTTCACCGGGCACCGGGATACTGCATCAACCGTAACGACCTCGAACGCCACAATCTCTGGACAGACCGCGAGGCACAGGATGCATTCGTCTTCCTCTGGGAGGGCTTCGCCCGGAGGTACCGGGACATCCCGGGAGAGGAGCTGAGCTTCGACCTCCTCAACGAGCCGCCGGAGGAGGGACAGTACGGGTTCACCAGGGAGGTGCACGAGGCCCTCATGAGGCGGACCGTGGAGGCCGTACGGGCCATCGATCCGGATCGGACCATCGTGATCGACGGGGTGGGCGGCGGCCACCAGGCCATGCCCGAACTCGCCGATCTCGGGGTGATCCACAGCGGGCGGGGGTACCAACCCATGGCCCTGACCCACTACCGTGCCCGGTGGTGGCCCGATCACGAGAAGGTGAAGGAGCGCCCGAACTACCCCGGACTCGTCTGGGAAGGAGCGGCCTGGGACAGGGAGACGCTCCGCGTCTTCTACCGCCCCTGGCTCGAGGTGGCCGCCCGAGGGGTGACCGTCCACATCGGGGAGTTCGGATGCTACAACCAGGTGGAGAACCCTACGGCCCTCCGGTGGTTCGAGGACGTGATCTCCCTCTACCGCGAGTGGGGATGGGGTTACGCCCTCTGGAACTTCAAGGGGCCCTTCGGCGTGGTGGAGCACGGGAGACCCGGTACGCGGTACGTGGAGATGGGGGGGTACATGGTGGACGTCGACCTCCTTTCGATCCTCAGGGAGGGTATGCTGAGGTCGTAG